A single Rubrivivax gelatinosus IL144 DNA region contains:
- a CDS encoding type II toxin-antitoxin system prevent-host-death family antitoxin yields MRVTATEAKNRFGSICAQAKREPVFVEKAGQIDTVIVSVEHYQALQANQQHAGLSARRQAFEAEFGDWIAAQNAWVEANGIPGDDLRPW; encoded by the coding sequence ATGCGTGTCACCGCGACCGAGGCCAAGAACCGGTTCGGCAGCATCTGCGCCCAGGCCAAACGCGAACCGGTGTTCGTGGAGAAAGCGGGCCAGATCGACACCGTCATCGTGTCGGTCGAGCACTATCAGGCGCTGCAGGCGAACCAGCAGCATGCCGGGCTCAGCGCGCGCCGACAGGCCTTCGAAGCCGAGTTCGGCGACTGGATCGCGGCGCAGAACGCCTGGGTGGAGGCCAACGGCATTCCCGGCGACGATCTGCGGCCCTGGTGA
- a CDS encoding CcdB family protein, with amino-acid sequence MAQYDVFANPSASSAAGIPYVVVIQSDLLDALATRLTLPLARLDFAGKVPAKLCPVVTVKGQRLNALAHYASPLPARLLRQPVDNVAEQAGVLVAALDVVLSGV; translated from the coding sequence GTGGCGCAGTACGACGTCTTCGCCAACCCCAGCGCGAGTTCGGCCGCCGGCATTCCGTATGTCGTGGTGATCCAGAGCGACCTGCTGGACGCGCTGGCCACCCGGCTGACGCTGCCGCTGGCGCGGCTGGACTTCGCCGGCAAGGTGCCGGCCAAGCTGTGCCCGGTCGTCACGGTCAAGGGCCAGCGCCTGAACGCTCTGGCGCATTACGCGTCGCCGCTGCCTGCCCGCTTGCTCCGCCAGCCGGTGGACAACGTCGCCGAGCAGGCCGGCGTGCTGGTCGCGGCCCTGGACGTCGTGCTGTCGGGCGTCTGA
- a CDS encoding efflux transporter outer membrane subunit: MATVAAAAVLVGCAVAPPEPADRARLEPTLPAAWSRNAPAATPTDAWWAGFDDPLLLSLVDDALAANLDLASARAAVARAKALRDLADAGRWLQVGSSASGGRVRSGENYSRQLSMGLDASWEPDFFGLNASTTAAAEADLAAAGATLQATRLTVAAETATAYLQWQGTRELLAIARESVDSQAQTLQLVQWRLQAGLANAVDAEQARANLEQTRAQLPAQQTTLQQTENTLAILLGRPPATLGARLADAPAAAPRVPAVPAGVPAELLRRRPDLRAAEWSVSAELATLDARRAQRLPDFSLSGSVALRAATWSGLGGPGAVAASLLAGVSWPVLDGGATRAQIAAQQATLESAQASYHAAVLNALGDVEDSLVALDRGGERVAALERAAEAAANAAELARARYRSGLIDFGTLLDAERSLLSARSTLASARTDLALAGVRLYKGLGGGWTAEATRP, translated from the coding sequence GTGGCCACCGTCGCCGCGGCGGCCGTGCTCGTAGGCTGCGCCGTGGCGCCGCCCGAACCCGCCGACCGCGCCCGCCTGGAACCGACGCTGCCCGCCGCCTGGAGCCGCAACGCCCCGGCCGCCACCCCCACCGACGCCTGGTGGGCCGGCTTCGACGACCCGCTGCTGCTGTCGCTGGTCGACGACGCGCTGGCCGCCAACCTGGACCTCGCCTCGGCGCGCGCCGCCGTCGCGCGCGCCAAGGCATTGCGCGACCTGGCCGACGCCGGGCGCTGGCTGCAGGTCGGCAGCTCGGCCAGCGGCGGCCGCGTGCGCTCCGGCGAGAACTATTCGCGCCAGCTCTCGATGGGCCTGGACGCGAGCTGGGAGCCCGACTTCTTCGGCCTCAACGCCAGCACGACGGCCGCGGCCGAGGCCGACCTCGCCGCCGCCGGCGCGACGCTGCAGGCCACGCGCCTGACGGTCGCCGCCGAGACCGCCACCGCCTATCTGCAATGGCAGGGCACGCGCGAGCTGCTGGCCATCGCCCGCGAGTCGGTCGACAGCCAGGCGCAGACGCTGCAGCTGGTGCAGTGGCGGCTGCAGGCCGGCCTGGCGAACGCGGTCGACGCCGAGCAGGCGCGCGCCAACCTGGAGCAGACCCGCGCCCAGCTGCCGGCGCAGCAGACCACGCTGCAGCAGACCGAGAACACGCTCGCCATCCTGCTCGGCCGGCCGCCGGCGACGCTGGGCGCGCGCCTGGCCGACGCTCCGGCGGCCGCGCCGCGGGTGCCGGCGGTGCCGGCCGGCGTGCCCGCCGAGCTGCTGCGCCGCCGCCCCGACCTGCGCGCCGCCGAATGGAGCGTCAGCGCCGAACTCGCGACGCTGGACGCGCGCCGCGCCCAGCGCCTGCCGGACTTTTCCCTCAGCGGCAGCGTCGCGCTGCGCGCCGCCACCTGGTCGGGCCTGGGCGGCCCGGGCGCGGTGGCCGCCAGCCTGCTGGCCGGCGTCTCCTGGCCGGTGCTCGACGGCGGCGCGACCCGCGCGCAGATCGCGGCGCAGCAGGCGACACTGGAGTCGGCCCAGGCCAGCTACCACGCGGCCGTGCTGAACGCGCTGGGCGACGTCGAGGACAGCCTGGTCGCGCTGGACCGCGGCGGCGAACGTGTCGCGGCGCTGGAACGCGCCGCCGAGGCCGCGGCCAACGCCGCCGAGCTGGCACGGGCACGTTACCGCAGCGGGCTGATCGACTTCGGCACGCTGCTCGACGCCGAACGCAGCCTGCTGTCGGCGCGCAGCACGCTGGCCAGCGCACGCACCGACCTCGCACTCGCCGGAGTGCGCCTGTACAAGGGCCTGGGCGGCGGCTGGACCGCCGAGGCGACGAGACCATGA
- the icmF gene encoding fused isobutyryl-CoA mutase/GTPase IcmF has translation MTELSADYQALAAYRPTHKVRFVTAASLFDGHDASINIMRRILQSMGCEVIHLGHNRSVDEVVTAALQEDVQGIAISSYQGGHVEYFKYMVDQLRARGGEQVQVFGGGGGVIVPAEIRELQAYGVTRLYSPEDGQRMGLAGMIGEMVMRCDRDLSPQAPTEVAALQGHGDAAWRALAQAITALENGRADPGFKAALAAAGRKAPVVGITGTGGAGKSSLTDELIRRLRLDQDDRLRIAVISIDPSRRRTGGALLGDRIRMNAIAPWPKPAGQDGAHDSGARVFMRSLATRDYGSEISQALPDVLLAVQAAGFDLVVVETSGIGQGDAAIVPHVDVPVYVMTPEFGAASQLEKIDMLDFAEFVAINKFDRKGAADAWRDVCKQVQRNRGAFGDKPETMPVFGTMASRFNDDGVTALAQAMKPRLAALGLPLAEGRLDAVATRVSTCQHAIVPPGRTRYLADIADAVRGYKRRAREQAALAREAQQLRATAAMLRADKPERHRAAEAVTDLAEQREARLDPQARKLLAQWDEMQRAYSGAEYVVKIRDREIRTALTHTTLSGNTIRKVALPTWEDHGERLKWLLLENVPGSFPYTAGVFAFKRENEDPTRMFAGEGDAFRTNRRFKLLSEGMPAKRLSTAFDSVTLYGHDPERRPDVYGKVGNSGVSIATLDDLKVLYSGFDLCSASTSVSMTINGPAPTILAMFMNTAVDQQLEKFRADNGREPTDDEAAKIRAWVFENVRGTVQADILKEDQGQNTCIFSTEFSLKVMGDIAQWFVHHGVRNFYSVSISGYHIAEAGANPISQLAFTLANGFTYVEAYLARGMHIDDFAPNLSFFFSNGMDPEYTVMGRVARRIWALAMKERYGTNERSQKLKYHIQTSGRSLHAQEIAFNDIRTTLQALIAVYDNCNSLHTNAYDEAITTPTEESVRRAMAIQLIINREWGLAKNENPNQGAFVIDELTELVEEAVLAEFERIAERGGVLGAMETGYQRGRIQEESLHYETLKHDGRHPIIGVNTFRNPHGDPVPETIELARSTEDEKQSQLARLADFHARHAAEAPAMLRRLQQAVIADANVFEVLMDAVRVCSLGQITAALFEVGGQYRRSM, from the coding sequence ATGACCGAGCTGTCCGCCGACTACCAGGCCCTCGCCGCCTACCGCCCGACGCACAAGGTGCGTTTCGTCACCGCCGCCAGCCTGTTCGACGGCCACGACGCGTCGATCAACATCATGCGGCGCATCCTGCAGAGCATGGGCTGCGAGGTGATCCACCTCGGCCACAACCGCTCGGTCGACGAGGTCGTCACCGCGGCGCTGCAGGAGGACGTGCAGGGCATCGCGATCAGCAGCTACCAGGGCGGCCACGTCGAGTACTTCAAGTACATGGTCGACCAGCTGCGCGCACGCGGCGGCGAGCAGGTGCAGGTCTTCGGCGGCGGCGGCGGCGTCATCGTGCCGGCCGAGATCCGCGAGCTGCAGGCCTACGGCGTCACGCGCCTGTACAGCCCCGAGGACGGCCAGCGCATGGGCCTGGCCGGCATGATCGGCGAGATGGTGATGCGCTGCGACCGCGACCTGTCGCCGCAGGCGCCCACCGAAGTCGCCGCGCTGCAGGGCCATGGCGACGCCGCCTGGCGCGCGCTGGCGCAGGCCATCACGGCGCTGGAGAACGGCCGCGCCGACCCCGGCTTCAAGGCCGCGCTGGCCGCCGCCGGGCGCAAGGCGCCGGTCGTCGGCATCACCGGCACCGGCGGCGCCGGCAAGTCCAGCCTGACCGACGAGCTGATCCGCCGCCTGCGCCTGGACCAGGACGACCGGCTGCGCATCGCGGTGATCTCGATCGACCCCAGCCGGCGGCGCACCGGCGGCGCGCTGCTCGGCGACCGCATCCGCATGAACGCCATCGCGCCGTGGCCCAAGCCGGCCGGCCAGGACGGCGCTCATGATTCCGGGGCCCGGGTCTTCATGCGCAGCCTCGCCACCCGCGACTACGGCAGCGAGATCAGCCAGGCCCTGCCCGACGTGCTGCTGGCGGTGCAGGCCGCCGGCTTCGACCTCGTCGTCGTCGAGACCTCGGGCATCGGCCAGGGCGACGCGGCCATCGTGCCGCACGTCGACGTGCCGGTCTACGTGATGACGCCCGAGTTCGGAGCCGCCAGCCAGCTTGAGAAGATCGACATGCTGGACTTCGCCGAGTTCGTGGCGATCAACAAGTTCGACCGCAAAGGCGCGGCCGACGCCTGGCGCGACGTCTGCAAGCAGGTGCAGCGCAACCGCGGCGCCTTCGGCGACAAGCCCGAGACGATGCCTGTCTTCGGCACGATGGCCAGCCGCTTCAACGACGACGGCGTCACCGCGCTGGCCCAGGCGATGAAGCCGCGCCTGGCGGCACTGGGCCTGCCGCTGGCCGAAGGCCGGCTGGACGCGGTGGCCACCCGCGTCTCGACCTGCCAGCACGCCATCGTGCCGCCCGGGCGCACGCGCTACCTCGCCGACATCGCCGACGCGGTGCGCGGCTACAAGCGCCGCGCGCGCGAGCAGGCGGCGCTGGCGCGCGAAGCCCAGCAGCTGCGCGCCACGGCGGCGATGCTGCGCGCCGACAAGCCCGAGCGCCACCGCGCCGCCGAGGCCGTCACCGACCTCGCCGAGCAGCGCGAGGCGCGCCTGGACCCGCAGGCGCGCAAGCTGCTGGCGCAGTGGGACGAGATGCAGCGCGCCTATTCCGGCGCCGAGTACGTCGTGAAGATCCGCGACCGCGAGATTCGCACCGCGCTGACGCACACCACGCTGTCGGGCAACACGATCCGCAAGGTCGCGCTGCCGACCTGGGAGGACCACGGCGAGCGCCTGAAGTGGCTGCTGCTGGAGAACGTGCCGGGCTCGTTCCCGTACACCGCCGGCGTCTTCGCCTTCAAGCGCGAGAACGAGGACCCGACGCGCATGTTCGCCGGCGAAGGCGACGCCTTCCGCACCAACCGGCGCTTCAAGCTGCTGTCCGAGGGCATGCCGGCCAAGCGCCTGTCCACCGCCTTCGACTCGGTGACGCTGTACGGCCACGACCCCGAGCGCCGGCCCGACGTCTACGGCAAGGTCGGCAACTCCGGCGTGTCGATCGCCACGCTCGACGACCTGAAGGTGCTGTACTCGGGCTTCGACCTGTGCAGCGCCAGCACCTCGGTCAGCATGACGATCAACGGCCCGGCGCCGACGATCCTGGCGATGTTCATGAACACCGCCGTCGACCAGCAGCTGGAGAAGTTCCGCGCCGACAACGGCCGCGAGCCGACCGACGACGAGGCGGCCAAGATCCGCGCCTGGGTGTTCGAGAACGTGCGCGGCACGGTGCAGGCCGACATCCTCAAGGAGGACCAGGGCCAGAACACCTGCATCTTCTCGACCGAGTTCAGCCTCAAGGTGATGGGCGACATCGCCCAGTGGTTCGTGCACCACGGCGTGCGCAACTTCTATTCGGTGTCGATCTCGGGCTATCACATCGCCGAGGCCGGAGCCAACCCGATCAGCCAGCTCGCGTTCACGCTCGCCAACGGCTTCACCTACGTGGAGGCGTATCTCGCGCGCGGCATGCACATCGACGACTTCGCGCCCAACCTGAGCTTCTTCTTCAGCAACGGCATGGACCCGGAGTACACGGTGATGGGCCGCGTCGCGCGCCGCATCTGGGCGCTGGCGATGAAGGAGCGTTACGGCACCAACGAACGCAGCCAGAAGCTGAAGTACCACATCCAGACCAGCGGCCGCAGCCTGCACGCCCAGGAGATCGCGTTCAACGACATCCGCACCACGCTGCAGGCGCTGATCGCGGTCTACGACAACTGCAACTCGCTGCACACCAACGCCTACGACGAGGCGATCACCACACCCACCGAGGAGAGCGTGCGCCGGGCGATGGCGATCCAGCTGATCATCAACCGCGAGTGGGGCCTGGCGAAGAACGAGAACCCGAACCAGGGCGCCTTCGTCATCGACGAGCTGACCGAACTCGTCGAGGAGGCCGTGCTGGCCGAGTTCGAGCGCATCGCCGAACGCGGCGGCGTGCTCGGCGCGATGGAGACCGGCTACCAGCGCGGCCGCATCCAGGAAGAAAGCCTGCACTACGAGACGCTGAAGCACGACGGCCGGCACCCGATCATCGGCGTCAACACCTTCCGCAACCCGCACGGCGACCCGGTGCCCGAGACGATCGAGCTCGCGCGTTCGACCGAAGACGAGAAGCAGAGCCAGCTCGCGCGGCTGGCCGACTTCCACGCCCGCCACGCCGCCGAGGCGCCGGCGATGCTGCGCCGGCTGCAGCAGGCGGTGATCGCCGACGCCAACGTCTTCGAGGTGCTGATGGACGCGGTGCGCGTCTGCTCCCTGGGGCAGATCACGGCCGCGCTGTTCGAAGTCGGCGGGCAGTACCGGCGCTCGATGTAG
- a CDS encoding AMP nucleosidase, translating to MPNAPFIAPARFDDPAAALARVHEIYAAGIAYLREQLRAYVGGARLQGHVRACYPFVRVRTSTVARGDSRLSYGFVAGPGVYETTLTRPDLFERYYLEQLTLLKENHGVELEVGTSTQPIPLHFAVGEGDHLEGTLEPARRLLLRDLFDLPDLGAMDDGIANGTYEPGRGEAQPLALFTAPRVDYSLQRLRHYTGTAPAHFQNFVLFTNYQFYIDEFVRLGREAMADPASPYLAFVEPGNVVTRRTGLTAEPGDEAGVVPPRLPQMPAYHLVGPGDGGITMINIGVGPSNAKTITDHVAVLRPHAWLMLGHCAGLRNTQQLGDYVLAHGYVREDHVLDEELPLWVPIPPLAEVQLALEQAVAEVTQLSGYELKRVMRTGTVASTDNRNWELLPGRNAATTPERRFSQSRAVALDMESATIAANGFRFRVPYGTLLCVSDKPLHGEIKLPGMANTFYRERVDQHLRIGMRAVELLREEKPGRLHSRKLRSFAEVAFQ from the coding sequence ATGCCGAACGCCCCGTTCATCGCCCCCGCCCGCTTCGACGACCCGGCCGCGGCCCTCGCCCGGGTGCACGAGATCTACGCCGCCGGCATCGCCTATCTGCGCGAGCAGCTGCGCGCCTACGTCGGCGGTGCCAGGCTCCAAGGCCATGTGCGCGCCTGCTACCCCTTCGTGCGCGTGCGCACCAGCACCGTCGCGCGCGGCGACTCGCGGCTGTCCTACGGCTTCGTCGCCGGCCCCGGCGTCTACGAGACGACGCTGACCCGGCCCGACCTCTTCGAGCGCTACTACCTCGAGCAGCTCACGCTGCTCAAGGAGAACCACGGCGTCGAACTGGAGGTCGGCACCAGCACCCAGCCGATCCCGCTGCACTTCGCCGTCGGCGAGGGCGACCACCTCGAAGGCACGCTGGAGCCGGCGCGCCGGCTGCTGCTGCGCGACCTGTTCGACCTGCCCGACCTGGGTGCAATGGACGACGGCATCGCCAACGGCACCTACGAACCCGGCCGCGGCGAGGCGCAGCCGCTGGCGCTGTTCACCGCGCCGCGTGTGGACTACTCGCTGCAGCGCCTGCGCCACTACACCGGCACCGCGCCGGCGCACTTCCAGAACTTCGTGCTGTTCACGAACTACCAGTTCTACATCGACGAGTTCGTGCGCCTGGGGCGCGAGGCGATGGCCGATCCGGCGTCGCCTTACCTGGCCTTCGTCGAGCCGGGCAACGTCGTCACGCGCCGCACGGGCCTGACGGCCGAGCCGGGCGACGAGGCCGGCGTCGTGCCGCCGCGGCTGCCGCAGATGCCGGCCTACCACCTCGTCGGCCCCGGCGACGGCGGCATCACGATGATCAACATCGGCGTCGGCCCGTCGAACGCGAAGACGATCACCGACCACGTCGCGGTGCTGCGCCCTCACGCCTGGCTGATGCTCGGCCACTGCGCCGGGCTGCGCAACACGCAGCAGCTGGGCGACTACGTGCTCGCCCACGGTTACGTGCGCGAGGACCACGTGCTCGACGAGGAACTGCCGCTGTGGGTGCCGATCCCGCCGCTGGCCGAGGTGCAGCTGGCGCTGGAGCAGGCGGTCGCCGAAGTCACCCAGCTCTCGGGCTACGAGTTGAAGCGCGTGATGCGCACCGGCACGGTGGCCAGCACCGACAACCGCAACTGGGAGCTGCTGCCCGGCCGCAATGCCGCGACGACGCCCGAGCGCCGCTTCAGCCAGAGCCGCGCCGTCGCGCTGGACATGGAGAGCGCGACGATCGCCGCCAACGGCTTCCGCTTCCGCGTGCCCTACGGCACCTTGCTGTGCGTCAGCGACAAGCCGCTGCACGGCGAGATCAAGCTGCCGGGCATGGCCAACACCTTCTACCGCGAGCGTGTCGACCAGCACCTGCGCATCGGCATGCGCGCCGTCGAGCTGCTGCGCGAGGAGAAGCCGGGCCGGCTGCACAGCCGCAAGCTGCGCAGCTTCGCCGAGGTCGCCTTCCAATAA
- a CDS encoding efflux RND transporter periplasmic adaptor subunit: protein MTETKTDPNEVQALLGAEAHRPWWRRTTVWLIAGALVLVAAGVVVAQKRAASNAAPRFITTPLARGTLSITVTATGTLQPTRSVAVGSELSGTVARVLVDVNDRVKKGQVLVELDTAKLRDSVNGSRANLQAAIAQRHQAEATLAEARANLARYEEVARLSGGKVPSAAELDTARATALRAEADLAAAQASVAQVQTTLSTNETNLAKASIRSPIDGTVLARSVEPGNAVAASLQAVTLFTLAEDLTKMKLSVDVDEADVGQVSNGQKARFTVAAQPGRQYPARITRVAFGSTKTDNVVTYTTDLEVDNGDLSLRPGMTATATIAATERENVLLVPNSALRFKPNLAGAPGAGGGNDGIMSKLMPRPPGMSGYRRSLGGPGKSADSGKGTIWVLKDGQPVALEVKKGLSDGRQTEVSGPGVAEGLAVITDQASAAP from the coding sequence ATGACCGAAACGAAGACCGATCCGAACGAGGTCCAGGCGCTGCTGGGCGCCGAGGCCCACCGCCCCTGGTGGCGCCGCACGACCGTCTGGCTGATCGCCGGTGCCCTGGTGCTGGTGGCGGCCGGCGTCGTCGTCGCGCAAAAGCGTGCGGCGAGCAACGCCGCGCCGCGTTTCATCACCACGCCGCTGGCGCGCGGCACCTTGTCGATCACCGTCACCGCCACCGGCACGCTGCAGCCGACACGCTCGGTGGCCGTCGGCAGCGAGCTGTCGGGCACCGTCGCGCGTGTGCTCGTCGACGTCAACGACCGCGTCAAGAAAGGCCAGGTGCTGGTCGAGTTGGACACCGCCAAGCTGCGCGACTCGGTGAACGGCTCGCGCGCCAACCTGCAGGCCGCCATCGCCCAGCGCCACCAGGCCGAGGCGACGCTGGCCGAAGCCCGCGCCAACCTCGCGCGCTACGAGGAGGTGGCGCGCCTGTCGGGCGGCAAGGTGCCGTCGGCGGCCGAGCTGGACACCGCGCGGGCGACCGCGCTGCGCGCCGAGGCCGACCTCGCCGCCGCGCAGGCCAGCGTCGCCCAGGTGCAGACCACGCTTTCGACCAACGAGACCAACCTCGCCAAGGCCTCGATCCGCTCGCCGATCGACGGCACGGTGCTGGCGCGCAGCGTCGAGCCCGGCAACGCCGTTGCCGCTTCGCTGCAGGCAGTGACGCTGTTCACGCTGGCCGAGGACCTGACGAAGATGAAGCTCTCGGTCGATGTCGACGAAGCCGACGTCGGCCAGGTGAGCAACGGCCAGAAGGCACGCTTCACCGTCGCCGCGCAGCCCGGTCGCCAGTACCCGGCGCGCATCACGCGCGTGGCCTTCGGCTCGACCAAGACCGACAACGTCGTCACCTACACCACCGATCTGGAGGTCGACAACGGCGACCTGTCGCTGCGCCCGGGCATGACGGCGACGGCGACGATCGCCGCCACCGAACGCGAGAACGTGCTGCTGGTGCCCAACAGCGCGCTGCGCTTCAAGCCCAACCTGGCCGGCGCGCCGGGCGCCGGCGGCGGCAACGACGGCATCATGTCCAAGCTGATGCCGCGCCCGCCCGGCATGAGCGGCTACCGCCGCTCGCTCGGCGGCCCGGGCAAGAGCGCCGACAGCGGCAAGGGCACGATCTGGGTGCTGAAGGACGGCCAGCCGGTGGCGCTGGAAGTGAAGAAAGGCCTGTCCGACGGCCGCCAGACCGAGGTCTCGGGCCCCGGCGTCGCCGAGGGGCTGGCGGTGATCACCGATCAGGCGAGCGCGGCGCCATGA
- a CDS encoding GGDEF domain-containing protein yields the protein MSAAAVRPKARAQARRLGRRAWALLHEDSQRSAQLAAQALDSAGDDPVARGWALLTRGFHELFFATPAEAQPVLEAAEAAFTAAGDAAGRILAGTGLARAAWRAGHYDGALGLALSLRGEGLRVLRGEQRGVLLNAIAGCYSAQGRSDLAFAYMYEALRDAGSASGHGLDAVLHCNLAHELLQIGDCHEALRHVDTGIQRCARLHNPRLASVLWINRVIGLTELDRTHEAVADIHRICALPADASGRGRLATHYETLAIAALRAGETALGTELVARAEAAYRAGIPDEQVELAVARALLARAQGRPAAALAALDSARALAGEPPAQGLSLRVRGLYLLTRADQLEALGDVAGALATMREWQRVHLQRSALASRARYQAAALQTELLRLQQQVDEQDARRRELEALNLQLSRRVAEVQALQEQLRQQATRDELTGLFNRRHLNETLPQMLALAHREGQPLAVAILDLDHFKSVNDRHGHPCGDRLLAAFGRLLAASCRRSDVACRYGGEEFCLLLPRTDAAAARRKLQALLRRWRAERFDLGGVQLQSLSFSAGVADSLACPGHEAALLKAADDQLLAAKRQGRNRVLAAGGAPDIPAAA from the coding sequence ATGAGCGCGGCAGCCGTCCGTCCGAAGGCACGCGCCCAGGCACGCCGCCTGGGCCGTCGCGCCTGGGCCCTGCTGCACGAGGATTCGCAGCGTTCGGCCCAGCTCGCCGCCCAGGCGCTGGACAGCGCCGGCGACGACCCGGTGGCACGCGGCTGGGCGCTGCTCACGCGCGGCTTCCACGAACTCTTCTTCGCCACGCCGGCCGAGGCGCAGCCGGTGCTGGAAGCGGCCGAAGCCGCGTTCACCGCCGCCGGCGACGCCGCCGGCCGCATCCTCGCCGGCACCGGGCTGGCGCGTGCCGCCTGGCGCGCCGGGCATTACGACGGCGCGCTGGGGCTGGCGCTGTCGCTGCGCGGCGAAGGCCTGCGCGTGCTGCGCGGCGAACAGCGCGGCGTGCTGCTCAACGCCATCGCCGGCTGCTACTCGGCGCAAGGCCGCAGCGACCTCGCCTTCGCCTACATGTACGAGGCGCTGCGCGACGCCGGCAGCGCCAGCGGCCACGGCCTGGACGCGGTGCTGCACTGCAACCTCGCGCACGAGCTGCTGCAGATCGGCGACTGCCACGAGGCGCTGCGCCACGTGGACACCGGCATCCAGCGCTGCGCCCGGCTGCACAACCCGCGCCTGGCCAGCGTCTTGTGGATCAACCGCGTCATCGGCCTGACCGAGCTCGACCGCACGCACGAGGCGGTGGCCGACATCCACCGCATCTGCGCCCTGCCCGCCGACGCCTCCGGCCGCGGCCGGCTGGCGACGCATTACGAGACGCTGGCGATCGCCGCGCTGCGTGCCGGCGAGACGGCGCTCGGCACCGAGCTGGTGGCACGCGCCGAGGCGGCCTACCGCGCCGGCATCCCCGACGAGCAGGTCGAACTGGCCGTGGCGCGCGCGCTGCTGGCGCGCGCCCAGGGCCGGCCCGCCGCCGCGCTGGCGGCGCTGGACAGCGCCCGCGCGCTCGCCGGCGAGCCACCGGCGCAGGGCCTGAGCCTGCGCGTGCGCGGCCTGTACCTGCTGACGCGCGCCGACCAACTCGAAGCCCTGGGCGACGTCGCCGGCGCGCTGGCGACGATGCGCGAGTGGCAGCGAGTTCACCTGCAGCGCTCGGCCCTGGCCTCGCGCGCCCGCTACCAGGCCGCAGCGCTGCAGACCGAGCTGCTGCGGCTGCAGCAGCAGGTCGACGAGCAGGACGCACGCCGGCGCGAGCTGGAGGCGCTGAACCTGCAGCTCTCGCGCCGCGTCGCCGAGGTCCAGGCGCTGCAGGAACAGCTGCGCCAGCAGGCGACACGCGACGAGCTCACCGGCCTCTTCAACCGCCGCCACCTCAACGAGACGCTGCCGCAGATGCTGGCGCTGGCGCATCGCGAGGGCCAGCCGCTGGCGGTGGCGATCCTCGACCTGGACCACTTCAAGTCGGTCAACGACCGCCACGGCCACCCTTGCGGCGACCGCTTGCTCGCCGCCTTCGGCCGGCTGCTGGCGGCGAGCTGCCGGCGCAGCGACGTCGCCTGCCGCTACGGCGGCGAGGAGTTCTGCCTGCTGCTGCCGCGCACCGACGCCGCGGCCGCGCGGCGCAAGCTGCAGGCGCTGCTGCGGCGCTGGCGTGCCGAGCGTTTCGACCTCGGCGGCGTGCAGCTGCAGTCGCTGTCGTTCTCGGCCGGCGTCGCCGATTCGCTGGCCTGCCCGGGCCACGAAGCGGCGCTGCTGAAGGCCGCCGACGACCAGCTGCTGGCCGCCAAGCGCCAGGGCCGCAACCGCGTGCTGGCCGCCGGCGGCGCGCCGGACATCCCGGCCGCCGCCTGA